A genomic window from Sphingobacterium spiritivorum includes:
- a CDS encoding mechanosensitive ion channel family protein, with protein sequence MNIFIRLQFLLFFFCGFISISAAQDLLKTERGYPVIVHADTLFHVKNKLGALSAAERAQRTTDKIKALDDDLFFIADSLLTVPDSLVFDIVYKGNILLSISKPDADSMQVTPDVLAATYQQLILQHVKKYKSETDFAELLKRGAMGTLILLVLILCIYYMNRYFNRFTAWILLKFKKRAGRIKIKDYDLINKDTEVMLIKKALGIFKYFLFFLLIYLTLPLIFRLFPWTKPWGDNLINFIVNPLKNIISSIVDFIPNLITIIVIYIVFHYVKKVIRFLANEIEADKLKINGFYADWAKPTYNIVRLVLNAFMIVVIWPFIPGSNSDIFKGVSVFLGLIISFGSSSAISNGVAGMVITYMRPFKIGDVVKIGEIQGTVLEKSLLVTRLQTTKNEIITIPNSAILNGNTINYTSLCRDDGLIIHTTISIGYDIGWQKIHELLIAAALKTEGISSNRMPFVLQTSLDDWYVSYQINAYTNSPERMAPIYSELHKNIHEAFDGAGIEMMSPHYQAIRDGNASTIRGEKQDDIEK encoded by the coding sequence ATGAATATATTTATTAGGCTGCAATTTCTCCTATTCTTTTTTTGTGGTTTTATTTCGATTTCTGCTGCTCAGGATCTCCTGAAAACAGAGAGAGGATATCCCGTTATTGTACATGCTGATACACTTTTCCATGTGAAAAACAAATTGGGTGCGCTTTCAGCAGCCGAACGCGCACAACGCACAACAGATAAGATCAAAGCACTGGATGATGATCTGTTTTTTATTGCAGATTCTTTGCTTACTGTACCTGATTCTCTGGTATTTGATATTGTGTACAAAGGAAATATACTCTTAAGTATTTCCAAACCGGATGCAGACTCTATGCAGGTTACTCCGGATGTATTGGCTGCGACCTATCAACAGCTGATATTGCAACATGTCAAAAAGTATAAAAGCGAAACAGATTTTGCAGAACTCCTGAAGCGCGGGGCAATGGGGACATTAATTCTACTTGTCCTTATCTTGTGTATTTACTACATGAACAGGTATTTCAACCGGTTTACGGCCTGGATTCTGCTCAAATTTAAGAAGAGAGCCGGAAGGATCAAGATCAAAGATTACGATCTGATTAATAAAGATACAGAAGTGATGCTGATCAAAAAAGCATTAGGCATCTTTAAGTATTTCTTGTTTTTCTTACTGATTTATCTCACCCTTCCGTTGATTTTCCGGTTATTTCCATGGACAAAACCCTGGGGCGATAATCTGATTAATTTTATAGTCAATCCGCTCAAAAATATTATTAGTTCCATAGTCGATTTTATTCCGAACCTGATTACGATTATAGTGATTTATATCGTATTTCATTATGTCAAGAAAGTCATTCGTTTTCTTGCCAATGAAATAGAGGCAGACAAGCTGAAGATCAATGGTTTTTATGCGGATTGGGCAAAACCTACCTATAACATTGTACGGCTTGTACTGAATGCATTTATGATCGTTGTGATCTGGCCCTTTATTCCGGGGTCTAATTCGGATATTTTCAAAGGGGTATCGGTATTTCTGGGTTTGATTATTTCGTTCGGATCTTCTTCTGCGATCAGCAATGGGGTGGCAGGAATGGTGATTACCTATATGAGACCTTTTAAGATCGGCGATGTGGTCAAGATCGGTGAAATCCAGGGAACAGTTCTGGAAAAGTCATTGCTGGTTACACGTTTACAGACCACAAAGAATGAAATTATTACTATTCCGAACAGTGCAATCCTCAACGGAAATACGATCAATTACACCAGTCTGTGCCGGGATGACGGATTAATCATACATACCACTATATCCATAGGTTATGATATCGGCTGGCAGAAGATTCACGAGTTGTTGATTGCTGCAGCACTAAAAACGGAAGGAATATCATCCAACAGAATGCCATTTGTATTGCAGACCAGTCTTGACGACTGGTACGTTTCTTATCAGATCAATGCGTATACCAATAGTCCTGAAAGGATGGCGCCGATTTATTCTGAGCTGCATAAGAATATACATGAAGCCTTTGACGGGGCGGGCATAGAAATGATGTCTCCGCATTATCAGGCTATACGTGACGGAAATGCGAGCACGATCCGAGGTGAAAAACAGGACGATATAGAGAAGTAA
- a CDS encoding penicillin-binding transpeptidase domain-containing protein: MKNSLIFFVYSLFCILSSQSHTASAQQTGEVKASFRNDSVTVREEFNRYFENKHAKGDILILDLQNNKWFASDAKSVYVPALPASTFKIINLLIALESKVIADENQVVKWIGQTDTVKYGYRPDIYRDMTVKEAFEKSAGWIFVELSKKIGKKNYQHYLSLAGYGNADLSEADPDFWNFGNFGISPYNQVDFLRKLYLEQLPFEKRHMQTVKRVMLSKEYPDAEVHAKTGWTRIEGLNIGWWVGYIEKQKNTYLFATRLFQDRVRQDPGFGPSRKEITRAVLEELGFLNFSSPSAKTSTLIIQSHLRR; this comes from the coding sequence ATGAAAAACAGCCTTATCTTCTTTGTTTACAGCCTCTTTTGTATCCTTTCCAGCCAATCACATACTGCTTCCGCACAACAAACCGGAGAAGTAAAGGCTTCGTTCCGGAATGATTCTGTGACCGTTAGAGAAGAATTCAACAGGTACTTCGAAAACAAACATGCTAAGGGAGATATTCTAATACTGGATTTACAAAATAATAAATGGTTTGCTTCCGATGCAAAGTCAGTCTACGTACCCGCATTACCAGCATCAACGTTTAAAATTATCAATCTCCTGATTGCATTGGAATCAAAAGTCATAGCCGATGAAAATCAGGTTGTCAAATGGATAGGTCAGACCGATACCGTTAAATATGGATACAGACCCGATATATACAGAGACATGACTGTTAAAGAAGCTTTTGAAAAATCAGCTGGATGGATTTTTGTAGAATTATCCAAAAAAATTGGGAAGAAAAATTATCAGCATTACCTCTCCCTTGCCGGATATGGCAATGCCGATCTGAGCGAAGCGGATCCTGACTTTTGGAATTTTGGTAATTTCGGTATATCGCCCTATAATCAGGTTGACTTTTTAAGAAAGTTATATCTGGAGCAGCTCCCCTTTGAAAAAAGACATATGCAAACTGTCAAAAGGGTTATGCTCTCCAAAGAATATCCTGATGCTGAGGTTCACGCCAAAACAGGCTGGACACGAATAGAAGGGTTAAACATAGGATGGTGGGTAGGCTATATAGAAAAGCAAAAAAACACGTATTTATTTGCCACCAGACTATTTCAGGATCGCGTTCGTCAAGATCCCGGATTCGGCCCCAGCAGAAAAGAGATTACCAGGGCGGTATTAGAAGAACTGGGATTTCTGAACTTCAGTTCTCCTTCTGCAAAGACGTCTACTCTAATCATACAGAGCCACCTCCGAAGGTAG
- a CDS encoding GTP-binding protein: MKNKKLPVTVLSGFLGAGKTTLLNHVLHNKENLKVAVIVNDMSEINIDASLVKKENTLSRTEEKLVEMSNGCICCTLREDLMVEVERLAGENRFDYLLIESTGISEPLPVAQTFSFVDEQNGINLPDLSYIDTMVTVVDCFNFFKDFGSAETLTDRRLTDDDYDNRTIVNLLTDQVEFANVIVLNKVDLVAEETIAVLEAAIRKLNPGARIVRSSFGQIVVSDIIGTGLYNQSIAESSEAWKNELTHEHVPETEEYGISSFVFTSQRPFHPQRWYDYLNITYPYNLIRAKGLFWMASRPDEAISFSQAGGSLRLEGAGVWWCSIPEAERRHYPDFREYEAEMRKRWHPEWEDRKTELVFIGQDLNKEVCVAQLEECLLTDEEAERWKYNEWEDNFPKHI; the protein is encoded by the coding sequence ATGAAGAATAAAAAATTACCTGTAACCGTACTGAGTGGGTTTTTGGGGGCAGGAAAGACTACATTACTCAATCATGTGCTGCACAACAAGGAGAATCTGAAAGTAGCTGTGATCGTCAATGATATGAGCGAGATCAATATCGATGCCTCTTTGGTTAAAAAAGAAAATACGCTTTCGCGGACAGAAGAAAAACTGGTAGAGATGAGCAATGGTTGTATCTGCTGTACATTGCGTGAGGATCTGATGGTGGAAGTGGAGCGCCTGGCGGGGGAGAACCGATTTGATTATTTGCTTATCGAAAGTACAGGAATATCAGAGCCACTGCCTGTCGCACAGACTTTCAGTTTTGTTGATGAGCAAAACGGGATCAACCTTCCTGATCTGAGTTATATAGACACGATGGTCACTGTAGTGGATTGTTTTAATTTTTTTAAAGATTTCGGATCGGCAGAAACATTGACAGACCGCAGGTTGACGGATGATGATTATGATAACCGCACTATCGTTAACCTGTTGACGGATCAGGTTGAATTTGCTAATGTAATTGTGCTGAATAAGGTAGACCTTGTCGCAGAAGAAACCATTGCTGTATTAGAGGCAGCCATCCGGAAATTAAATCCAGGGGCACGGATAGTCCGAAGTTCTTTCGGACAGATTGTTGTATCGGATATTATTGGTACGGGACTTTACAATCAGTCGATTGCTGAATCTTCTGAAGCATGGAAGAACGAGTTGACACATGAGCATGTGCCGGAAACGGAGGAATATGGTATTTCTTCGTTTGTATTTACCAGTCAGCGACCTTTTCATCCGCAACGCTGGTATGATTATCTGAATATTACTTATCCGTATAATCTGATTCGTGCTAAAGGTCTTTTTTGGATGGCTTCGCGTCCGGATGAGGCTATAAGTTTTAGTCAGGCCGGAGGAAGCCTGCGGCTGGAAGGAGCAGGTGTCTGGTGGTGTTCTATTCCTGAAGCAGAACGTCGGCATTACCCTGATTTCAGGGAGTATGAAGCCGAAATGAGAAAAAGATGGCATCCTGAATGGGAGGACAGAAAAACGGAACTTGTATTTATCGGACAGGATCTCAATAAGGAAGTCTGTGTCGCACAACTGGAAGAATGTTTGTTAACGGATGAAGAAGCTGAAAGATGGAAATACAATGAATGGGAGGACAACTTCCCTAAGCATATATAG
- a CDS encoding FKBP-type peptidyl-prolyl cis-trans isomerase, translated as MASTKYLKKIKDLAERNLKDGIAFLAENAKRNTVIVTPSGVQYEILKEGSGEIPTSKAKVLCHYKGTLLDGTVFDSSYKRKKPEAFLVRELIRGWQEVLVMMPVGSHWKIYIPSHLAYGFESLTESSGGNCTLIFEMELKAIL; from the coding sequence GTGGCATCTACAAAATATCTGAAAAAAATAAAGGATCTGGCTGAGCGTAATCTGAAAGATGGCATAGCCTTCTTAGCAGAAAATGCAAAGAGAAATACTGTAATCGTAACTCCATCCGGAGTACAGTATGAGATTTTAAAGGAAGGCAGCGGAGAGATACCGACTTCAAAAGCAAAGGTACTGTGTCATTATAAAGGAACGTTACTTGACGGAACCGTTTTTGACAGTTCTTACAAGCGTAAGAAGCCAGAAGCATTTTTGGTACGTGAGCTCATAAGGGGCTGGCAGGAAGTGTTGGTAATGATGCCTGTAGGAAGTCATTGGAAAATATATATTCCATCTCATCTGGCTTATGGATTTGAGTCTTTGACAGAGAGCAGCGGAGGCAACTGTACACTGATTTTTGAAATGGAATTGAAGGCTATTCTGTAA
- a CDS encoding acyl-CoA--6-aminopenicillanic acid acyl-transferase has protein sequence MKRGIIILIGILFSQYVPVLSCTIFIAHDEKQVLVGNNEDYSPLKKTYLWVRPSIQHKKGYIFWGFEEKFPEGGINDQGLFYDAAALPQEVAIIKDPSKPDFEGYILEKILQECGTVEEALKLFSQYNLTWQQKAQIMIADRTGDYAIVHANYIIRPGSKNYVLTNYSLQDPQYSDFKCWRRKTAYNLLKAKALSFENFTHILDATAQRETDNSTVYSQVCDLKNKTIYLYQRHDYTAVRKIDILQLLKKGYQDIEIKDLFPKSLAERIEQTYNQQGIAAAISMYNKQRKSNKMHYQFSERDLEKFGYQLIDSNRITDAEKLFETNLKYYPDSENARAALANACLLSGKKEKANRLYDQVRKINPSNYYLNLFGPQKNSITFRIKGMQGAETIALTGTFNNYDPHANPFIKKDGEWICTLSVAPGKYAYKIFVDNTYWMQDPGNMMHTKPNEWWDSYLQVQ, from the coding sequence ATGAAAAGAGGTATCATTATTTTGATCGGTATACTATTTTCGCAATATGTACCTGTTCTATCATGCACTATTTTTATAGCCCATGACGAAAAACAGGTTTTGGTCGGAAATAATGAAGACTATTCCCCCCTGAAGAAAACGTATCTATGGGTCAGACCTTCCATACAACATAAGAAAGGTTACATTTTCTGGGGGTTCGAAGAAAAATTTCCCGAAGGAGGAATAAATGATCAGGGACTTTTCTATGATGCAGCAGCCCTGCCTCAGGAAGTAGCCATAATTAAAGATCCTTCAAAACCCGATTTTGAAGGCTATATTCTGGAAAAAATTCTACAGGAATGTGGCACAGTAGAAGAAGCATTAAAACTCTTTTCTCAGTACAATCTTACATGGCAGCAAAAGGCACAAATCATGATAGCAGACCGTACAGGAGATTATGCGATTGTGCATGCAAATTATATAATCCGCCCGGGCAGTAAAAATTATGTACTGACAAATTATAGTCTCCAGGATCCTCAATACTCAGATTTCAAGTGCTGGCGCAGGAAAACAGCCTACAATCTGCTTAAAGCCAAAGCACTGTCTTTTGAAAATTTCACACACATACTTGATGCAACAGCACAGCGTGAAACGGATAACAGTACTGTTTATTCACAGGTATGCGACCTCAAAAACAAAACCATTTATCTCTATCAGCGTCATGACTACACTGCTGTCCGCAAGATAGATATCCTTCAACTTCTCAAAAAGGGATATCAGGATATTGAAATAAAAGATTTATTTCCCAAATCGCTGGCAGAAAGAATAGAACAAACATATAACCAGCAAGGAATAGCGGCCGCTATTTCCATGTATAATAAACAAAGGAAATCAAACAAAATGCATTATCAGTTTTCTGAAAGAGATCTGGAAAAATTCGGATATCAGCTTATTGACAGCAACCGTATTACAGATGCTGAAAAGCTGTTTGAAACCAATCTCAAGTACTATCCGGATTCTGAAAATGCAAGAGCAGCACTTGCAAATGCCTGTCTTCTATCCGGCAAAAAAGAAAAAGCAAACAGATTGTATGATCAGGTCAGAAAAATCAACCCTTCAAACTATTATCTGAATCTGTTCGGACCACAGAAAAACAGCATTACATTCAGGATCAAGGGTATGCAGGGAGCCGAAACCATTGCTTTGACAGGCACCTTTAATAATTATGATCCGCACGCCAACCCATTTATCAAAAAGGATGGCGAATGGATCTGTACACTTTCTGTAGCTCCCGGAAAATATGCATACAAGATTTTTGTAGATAATACATATTGGATGCAGGATCCCGGCAACATGATGCACACCAAACCCAATGAATGGTGGGATTCCTATCTTCAGGTTCAATAA
- a CDS encoding transporter — protein sequence MYLQPVWLSWTKGKYSYALNYGVWAPTGRYKPHDLDNGGHGYWSHNVRVAGRMKPIPRLSLSLATTLEMNQWQKDTDFKEGSHLTVDMGGSYILDGRGDEIGLFGHYTSQISDDKGTNGGFVSDRIAGIGGFGSYWIKPMKVGLMGRITQNFNVKNRFGGTAVQVGVNYLIPAAH from the coding sequence ATGTATCTTCAGCCTGTCTGGCTTTCCTGGACAAAGGGAAAGTACAGTTATGCCCTTAATTATGGGGTCTGGGCACCTACTGGTAGATACAAACCTCATGATCTGGATAATGGAGGCCATGGCTATTGGTCGCATAATGTACGAGTGGCAGGAAGAATGAAACCAATTCCTCGGTTAAGTCTGAGTCTGGCAACAACTCTTGAAATGAATCAATGGCAGAAGGACACAGATTTTAAAGAAGGTAGTCACTTGACAGTAGACATGGGTGGCTCATATATATTGGATGGCAGAGGGGATGAAATCGGATTGTTTGGACACTATACCAGCCAGATCAGTGATGATAAAGGTACTAACGGAGGATTTGTATCTGACCGTATTGCTGGTATCGGAGGGTTCGGGTCATATTGGATTAAACCCATGAAAGTCGGATTGATGGGAAGAATTACGCAAAATTTCAATGTTAAGAATAGATTTGGAGGTACAGCTGTGCAGGTTGGTGTGAATTATCTGATCCCTGCAGCTCATTAA
- a CDS encoding aldo/keto reductase — protein sequence MKTHFELKYPLGLGGVAIGTGFEPLSDEESYHILETAWNQGIRYYDTSPWYGLTKSERRFGDFLRQKSRGEFVFSTKIGRLFEAVDEADVPPTMWKAPLAYDFRHDYTADATARAIEESLSRTGLDHIDIVFVHDLSEDQVGDRYDYYLQQAEKGAFRLLSDYRDQGIIKAWGMGVNKIEPILDCIRIADPDICLSATQYSILEHEDAIDRLLPVVREHGVKLVSGAGFNSGYIGGRERYNYKDVIPKGMAEKRARIAAIAQQYGTDLIAAAIQFVLAADEFVSIIPGASRPGQVLDNCRAIRSAISHDFWKELKHEGLIYTQAQVPGV from the coding sequence ATGAAGACACATTTTGAATTAAAATATCCCTTGGGATTAGGAGGAGTTGCTATAGGAACGGGCTTTGAGCCGTTATCAGATGAAGAATCGTATCATATACTTGAAACGGCCTGGAATCAGGGTATTCGTTATTACGATACGTCGCCCTGGTATGGACTGACGAAGAGTGAACGTAGATTTGGAGATTTTCTGCGTCAGAAATCAAGAGGTGAATTTGTATTTTCTACAAAGATCGGACGATTGTTTGAAGCTGTAGATGAGGCAGATGTCCCGCCAACAATGTGGAAAGCTCCCTTAGCGTATGATTTCAGGCATGATTACACAGCAGATGCGACTGCACGGGCTATTGAAGAAAGTCTTTCACGGACCGGATTAGATCACATAGATATAGTTTTTGTTCACGATCTGTCTGAAGATCAGGTCGGTGACCGATACGATTATTATCTGCAGCAGGCAGAGAAAGGAGCATTCAGATTGCTTTCCGATTACCGGGATCAGGGGATTATCAAAGCATGGGGGATGGGGGTAAACAAGATTGAGCCTATTCTGGATTGTATCAGAATTGCCGATCCGGATATCTGTCTTTCGGCTACACAATATTCAATTCTTGAGCATGAGGATGCTATAGACCGCTTATTGCCAGTCGTTCGTGAACACGGCGTGAAATTGGTGTCCGGAGCCGGATTTAACTCCGGATATATCGGAGGGAGAGAACGCTATAATTATAAAGATGTTATTCCTAAAGGAATGGCTGAGAAACGGGCGCGTATAGCCGCTATCGCTCAGCAATATGGTACGGATCTGATTGCTGCGGCAATTCAGTTTGTATTAGCTGCGGACGAATTTGTATCTATTATTCCCGGAGCGAGCAGGCCCGGTCAGGTACTGGATAACTGCAGAGCCATTCGATCTGCGATTTCGCATGATTTCTGGAAAGAACTGAAACATGAAGGACTCATTTATACGCAGGCGCAGGTACCCGGAGTATAA
- a CDS encoding 3-ketoacyl-ACP reductase: MENLHNKKAIITGGGRGLGKATALALAAEGVSVGITGRNEENLKQTVKELEALGVQAVYAVFDVANADQVKSEVSRLIERLGGVDILINNAGIAEFGSFLDMDAHRWQEILMTNVMGIYYVTREVLPHLVAKNQGDIVNVSSTAGLTGNANTSAYSASKFAVIGMSESLMKEVRKHNIRVCTLTPSTIASDMSVDLGLTDGNPDSVLQPSDFAELIIANLKLPRRALLKSASLWSTNP, encoded by the coding sequence ATGGAAAATCTACACAACAAAAAAGCGATTATCACAGGAGGTGGCAGGGGATTAGGAAAAGCAACAGCTCTTGCTTTGGCTGCTGAAGGAGTATCTGTCGGCATTACCGGCCGTAATGAAGAAAATCTAAAGCAAACGGTAAAGGAACTGGAAGCTTTGGGTGTACAAGCTGTCTATGCGGTGTTTGATGTAGCCAATGCAGATCAGGTCAAATCTGAAGTTTCCAGACTGATCGAAAGATTAGGGGGAGTGGATATACTAATCAATAATGCGGGTATCGCTGAGTTTGGATCCTTTTTGGATATGGACGCACATCGCTGGCAGGAAATCCTGATGACTAATGTCATGGGGATCTATTATGTCACACGGGAGGTATTACCGCATTTGGTAGCAAAAAATCAGGGCGATATTGTAAATGTCAGCTCTACAGCCGGATTGACAGGTAATGCTAATACTTCGGCATATTCTGCTTCTAAGTTTGCTGTGATCGGAATGTCAGAATCTCTGATGAAAGAAGTTCGTAAACATAATATACGTGTATGTACACTCACTCCGAGTACCATTGCTTCGGATATGTCTGTCGATCTGGGGCTTACTGATGGTAATCCGGACAGCGTATTGCAGCCATCTGATTTTGCAGAGCTGATTATCGCTAATTTAAAATTACCAAGAAGAGCGTTACTGAAATCGGCCTCTTTATGGTCTACGAATCCTTAA
- a CDS encoding Gfo/Idh/MocA family protein, translated as MNTGRQFLKKTSLLAGSGLIASSLPNSAFAMFNNSVMPNEQVNIAVIGAKGMGWSNVNAALKIPGVNLIGICDVDKNVIDARMADLSKQNIDTNKVKTYGDYRALLDNKDIDAVIIGTPDHWHALQMIHACEAGKDVYVEKPVGNSIVECNRMAAAQTRYNKVVQVGQWQRSQKHFKDAVDFIHSGQLGNIRTVKTWCYQGGKKPGAVVPNSAVPAGVDYKQWLGPAPILPFNASRFHYNFRWFWDYAGGLMTDWGVHLLDYALLGMNTDFPKSVAGLGGRFAYPDLYEETPDTLTTLYEFDNFNLVWDSAMGVENGPYNRDHGIAYIGNNGTLILNRSGWEVIEEKKSSNKVVKSFTAASDKGLQNHMQNFIDVIKSRKMQDLNCSIQAGSHVATVAQMGNISYRSGEKLMWDKNTNSFTDNKINKLYLEKEYHNGYKLPRV; from the coding sequence ATGAATACCGGAAGACAATTTCTCAAAAAAACCTCCTTGCTTGCAGGAAGTGGGTTAATAGCCTCTTCCCTCCCGAATTCTGCATTTGCAATGTTCAATAATAGCGTCATGCCAAATGAACAGGTTAATATTGCAGTCATCGGTGCCAAAGGTATGGGCTGGTCCAATGTAAACGCTGCCCTGAAAATACCCGGAGTCAACCTCATTGGTATCTGCGATGTAGATAAAAATGTTATTGACGCCCGCATGGCAGACCTGAGTAAGCAGAATATAGATACAAATAAAGTAAAAACATATGGCGATTATCGTGCATTACTGGACAACAAAGATATAGATGCCGTCATTATAGGTACTCCTGACCACTGGCATGCTCTACAAATGATCCATGCCTGTGAAGCAGGAAAAGATGTCTATGTAGAAAAACCGGTAGGAAACTCTATTGTCGAATGTAATCGTATGGCCGCCGCTCAGACAAGATATAACAAAGTTGTACAGGTGGGACAATGGCAACGTAGCCAGAAGCATTTCAAAGATGCCGTAGACTTTATACATAGCGGACAATTGGGAAATATCCGAACCGTAAAGACCTGGTGCTACCAGGGAGGAAAAAAACCAGGCGCTGTAGTACCAAACAGTGCTGTACCAGCCGGTGTGGACTATAAACAATGGCTGGGACCCGCTCCTATCCTTCCCTTTAATGCCAGTAGATTCCATTACAACTTTCGGTGGTTCTGGGATTATGCCGGAGGACTAATGACGGATTGGGGAGTTCATCTTCTGGATTACGCCTTACTGGGTATGAACACAGACTTCCCCAAATCCGTAGCAGGACTAGGAGGTCGTTTTGCCTATCCGGATTTATATGAAGAAACTCCAGACACTTTGACTACACTATACGAATTTGACAATTTCAATTTAGTTTGGGATTCAGCTATGGGGGTAGAAAACGGCCCTTACAACAGGGATCACGGTATAGCCTATATTGGTAACAATGGTACATTGATCCTCAACCGAAGCGGATGGGAAGTCATAGAAGAGAAAAAGAGCTCGAATAAAGTTGTGAAGTCTTTCACAGCTGCATCCGACAAAGGCCTTCAAAATCATATGCAAAACTTTATAGATGTTATTAAAAGCCGTAAAATGCAGGATTTAAATTGTTCTATTCAGGCGGGATCACATGTGGCCACCGTGGCCCAGATGGGAAATATATCCTACCGAAGCGGAGAAAAACTCATGTGGGACAAGAATACCAATAGCTTCACAGATAATAAGATCAATAAACTATATCTGGAAAAAGAATATCACAATGGATACAAACTTCCTCGTGTGTAA